A window of Paenibacillus antri contains these coding sequences:
- the cysC gene encoding adenylyl-sulfate kinase: MSKRHLTWHPSHIGREERRRLNDHGSCVLWFTGLSGSGKSTLAYEVEKELYRLRCRAYVLDGDNIRHGLNKNLGFSPEDRTENIRRIAEVAKLFVDAGIVTVTAFISPYRADRETARAMFREGDFIEVYVKCSLDECERRDPKGLYRKAKAGEIADFTGVSAPYEAPDKPEIVVSSDRQSIEQSVACIMNYLRNGGFV, encoded by the coding sequence GTGTCGAAACGCCATCTTACATGGCATCCGTCCCACATCGGAAGAGAAGAACGCCGACGACTGAACGATCACGGGAGCTGCGTCCTATGGTTCACCGGTCTGTCCGGATCGGGGAAGTCCACGTTGGCCTACGAGGTGGAAAAGGAGCTCTACCGCCTGCGCTGCCGCGCTTACGTGTTGGACGGCGATAACATCCGCCACGGGTTGAACAAAAACCTGGGCTTCAGTCCCGAAGACCGGACGGAAAACATTCGCAGAATCGCGGAAGTCGCCAAGCTGTTCGTGGATGCGGGCATCGTGACGGTGACGGCGTTCATCTCGCCCTATCGGGCGGACCGCGAGACGGCGCGCGCGATGTTCCGCGAAGGGGACTTCATTGAAGTGTACGTGAAGTGTTCGCTCGACGAATGCGAGAGGCGCGATCCGAAGGGGCTGTATCGGAAGGCGAAAGCAGGGGAAATCGCGGATTTCACCGGCGTCTCGGCGCCGTACGAAGCGCCCGACAAGCCGGAGATCGTCGTGTCGTCGGATCGGCAATCGATCGAACAATCGGTCGCGTGCATTATGAATTATTTGCGAAACGGAGGATTCGTATGA
- a CDS encoding DUF4915 domain-containing protein, whose translation MLLHGLKEDPDFRHVESRLLVSCPAGGADEGGLFYLDFEKNEMKKLYAGTCSGMAWAGERLIVATDDNHILALDRRFRLVSKTKHRKLDFHGVSGWSDSHALIVETATNTVGCYEVETFRRTGEIRFHASDKDVLHLNDIWLHGHTLYVSMFSPYDRWYLDPTGKHGAIVAVDLTDFRPDGSLVVEPAEHVVTGGLYMPHTVTVRDGRLAYCDSMTFRAVVEGDGNHGTSIRLPGFTRGLAFADRTIFIGQSRMRHVLRIPHEFSNCSLDGGIYVYHPEYRISRFVPLPAQQVYQILVVDAEPSPGG comes from the coding sequence GTGTTATTGCACGGCTTGAAGGAGGATCCCGATTTTCGACATGTCGAATCCCGGCTGCTCGTCAGCTGCCCGGCCGGCGGAGCCGACGAAGGCGGGTTGTTTTATTTGGATTTCGAAAAGAACGAGATGAAGAAGCTGTACGCGGGCACTTGCTCGGGGATGGCCTGGGCCGGGGAACGATTGATCGTGGCGACCGACGACAATCACATCCTCGCCTTGGACCGTCGATTCCGGCTCGTCTCCAAGACGAAGCACCGAAAGCTCGATTTTCACGGAGTATCCGGTTGGAGCGATTCGCATGCGTTGATCGTGGAGACGGCGACGAATACGGTCGGCTGCTACGAAGTCGAGACGTTCCGGCGAACGGGAGAAATCCGGTTCCATGCGTCCGACAAAGACGTCCTCCATCTGAACGATATTTGGCTGCATGGGCACACCTTATACGTCTCTATGTTTTCTCCCTATGATCGATGGTATTTAGACCCGACCGGCAAACACGGCGCGATCGTCGCCGTCGACCTGACCGACTTCCGGCCCGACGGAAGCCTCGTCGTCGAACCGGCGGAACACGTCGTGACAGGGGGGCTTTATATGCCTCACACGGTTACGGTGCGGGACGGACGGCTGGCGTATTGCGATTCGATGACGTTCCGCGCCGTCGTCGAAGGAGACGGAAATCACGGAACTTCGATTCGGCTGCCGGGCTTTACGCGCGGTCTCGCCTTCGCGGATCGCACGATCTTTATCGGGCAGAGCCGGATGAGGCATGTGCTGCGCATCCCGCACGAGTTTTCGAATTGCAGCTTGGACGGCGGGATTTACGTCTATCATCCCGAGTACAGAATCTCCCGTTTCGTACCGCTACCGGCGCAACAGGTGTACCAGATTCTCGTCGTCGATGCGGAACCATCTCCGGGAGGTTGA